A stretch of Castanea sativa cultivar Marrone di Chiusa Pesio chromosome 2, ASM4071231v1 DNA encodes these proteins:
- the LOC142623877 gene encoding cyclin-L1-1-like — translation MGFVCHVEHPHKFISNYLATLETPPELRQEAWNLANDSLRTTLCVRFKSEVVACGVVYAAARRFQVPLPENPPWWKVFDANKSGIDEVKGFTISANSEGNFRE, via the exons ATGGGATTCGTTTGTCATGTTGAACATCCTCATAAATTCATATCTAACTACCTTGCTACTCTTGAAACACCTCCAGAACTGAGGCAGGAAGCTTGGAATCTAGCAAATGATAG TTTGCGCACCACTTTGTGTGTTCGATTCAAGAGCGAGGTTGTGGCTTGTGGGGTTGTCTATGCTGCTGCTCGTCGGTTCCAAGTACCCCTTCCTGAGAATCCACCGTGGTGGAAGGTATTTGATGCAAACAAATCTGGGATTGATGAAGTCAAGGGATTCACAATCTCAGCCAATTCCGAAG GAAATTTCAGAGAGTAG
- the LOC142625147 gene encoding serine/threonine-protein phosphatase 7 long form homolog, translated as MPHGEVTITLQDVEVLLGLPADGEAITGSTQKEWENVCDEFLGFRPVNNQRKELHGQRILIQLLLEDVANPLPPNATEDQLHKYARCYILALLGDTIFMDKSGDRVHLMWVQQLEDLRNPRRFPYLCPTVEHGPPVGAYGPLVRGPLSLKWLWVPNKKNRPAHIFLDRYREQIASMLPGQVVWQPYEAEFEDLPSWCVAGRAVWTATVPLVCFHLVEKHTPDRVVRQFGMIQEIPRNVDTNTVLHVIDLRGKVGVDWMRKHATHITEWGNCLQRRCEAVLGDMPPQHEYFDWYKRIEG; from the exons ATGCCACATGGTGAGGTCACCATCACATTGCAAGATGTGGAGGTTCTTCTCGGGCTTCCTGCTGACGGCGAGGCCATTACAGGGAGCACGCAGAAAGAATGGGAGAATGTGTGTGACGAATTTCTTGGCTTCCGACCTGTAAATAATCAGAGAAAGGAACTTCATGGCCAGAGGATTCTCATCCAACTGCTTTTGGAAGATGTTGCCAATCCATTGCCGCCTAATGCCACAGAGGATCAGTTGCATAAGTATGCacgatgctacatcctagcGCTACTAGGGGACACAATCTTCATGGACAAATCCGGCGATAGGGTGCATCTAATGTGGGTGCAGCAGTTGGAAGACCTTCGCAACCCACGAAG GTTCCCATATTTGTGCCCGACAGTTGAACATGGCCCGCCAGTGGGTGCTTATGGTCCTCTAGTGCGTGGTCCACTGTCCCTGAA GTGGTTGTGggtcccaaacaagaaaaacagaCCCGCCCACATATTCCTGGACAGGTATCGCGAGCAAATAGCTTCAATGTTGCCAGGCCAG GTGGTGTGGCAGCCGTATGAAGCTGAATTCGAGGACCTTCCGTCGTGGTGCGTTGCAGGGAGGGCCGTGTGGACGGCAACGGTGCCACTTGTATGTTTCCACctagtagagaaacatacaccAGATCGTGTCGTTCGTCAATTTGGGATGATCCAAGAAATTCCCCGTAATGTTGACACCAATACAGTGCTTCATGTCATTGATTTGAGGGGGAAGGTTGGTGTTGATTGGATGCGGAAACATGCTACGCATATTACAGAGTGGGGTAATTGCCTTCAACGGCGTTGTGAAGCAGTGCTTGGTGATATGCCTCCACAACACGAGTACTTCGATTGGTACAAAAGG ATTGAAGGATAA
- the LOC142623876 gene encoding uncharacterized protein LOC142623876, protein MQIMWQVVHPKLSSNVVATKPSATVITAVVSAWSFLLTTMTGLKLNPKHWQESIISYLSSLLDKDDRSVRIAAGEALALIFEIGSVEKFSGEVKGSIDVSTPEGSKNREGFSHVQGLKGKIINKVRDLSAEAGGKGSDKKDLNSQRNLFQDILDFFEDGYSPENTVKIGGESLNTSSWYQMIQLNFLKCFLGGGFIKHMQENEFLQDVFGFTPKKKHLLDDEYRISSTDKRMYKSPNSVVSKARTQLLNKQRMLSEGRNAGHYAANAGDEDF, encoded by the exons ATGCAAATAATGTGGCAAGTGGTTCATCCAAAACTGAGTTCCAAT GTTGTTGCAACCAAACCTTCAGCAACAGTTATAACTGCAGTGGTGTCTGCTTGGTCCTTTCTGCTGACTACTATGACTGGATTGAAACTAAACCCCAAACATTGGCAGGA GTCTATTATATCATATTTATCAAGTCTCCTAGACAAGGATGACCGGTCTGTACGCATTGCTGCTGGTGAAGCGCTTGCTCTAATTTTTGAGATAGGAAGTGTGGAGAAGTTTTCTGGGGAAGTTAAAGGTTCAATTGATGTCTCAACTCCAGAAGGAAGTAAAAACCGGGAAGGATTTTCGCATGTACAAGGTTTGAAGggcaaaattataaataaagtaAGAGACCTTTCCGCTGAGGCAGGTGGTAAAGGTTCTGACAAGAAAGATCTTAACAGCCAACGGAACTTGTTTCAGgatattttggatttttttgag GATGGCTATAGTCCTGAGAACACAGTGAAGATTGGTGGAGAATCATTAAACACATCATCATGGTATCAAATGATACAG TTAAACTTTTTGAAGTGCTTTCTTGGGGGAGGCTTCATTAAGCATATGCAG GAAAACGAATTCCTTCAAGATGTCTTTGGGTTCACACCAAAGAAAAAGCATCTTCTAGATGATGAATATCGTATATCTAGTACCGATAAG AGGATGTATAAGTCACCAAACTCAGTTGTGAGCAAGGCTAGGACCCAACTACTTAACAAACAGAGAATGTTATCTGAG GGTAGAAACGCTGGCCACTATGCTGCCAATGCAGGTGATGAGGATTTCTAG